A genomic segment from uncultured Desulfuromonas sp. encodes:
- a CDS encoding monovalent cation/H+ antiporter complex subunit F: MYAATSIAILIVMGLALIRAIVGPTAFDRLLAVNMFGTKTVLFIAVFGFLTERPDFLDIALVYALVNFLGTIAVLRFFERKQRAVLRTMEEENS; the protein is encoded by the coding sequence ATGTATGCCGCCACGAGCATTGCCATTTTAATCGTGATGGGTCTCGCCCTGATTCGGGCAATTGTCGGGCCAACAGCATTCGATCGTTTGCTGGCCGTGAATATGTTTGGGACTAAAACCGTTCTCTTTATTGCCGTTTTCGGTTTCCTTACTGAACGTCCGGACTTCCTCGATATTGCGTTAGTTTACGCTCTGGTCAATTTTCTTGGCACCATCGCGGTCTTGCGCTTTTTCGAACGCAAACAACGGGCGGTACTGCGGACCATGGAGGAGGAGAACTCATGA
- a CDS encoding Na+/H+ antiporter subunit E codes for MIKHLIYLASALGLFWILLSGHYSGFMLGCAVGSILLTLFIAWRMDVVDDEAEPIHLTGQIFVYWLWLAKEVVKANMDVCRRIWSPRLDISPTMICLTANQKTPLGVMLYANSITVTPGTVCVNVDDNKLEVHALTWSAAEDLLQGEMDRRVCDLEI; via the coding sequence ATGATCAAACATCTCATCTATCTGGCGTCTGCTCTGGGACTGTTCTGGATCTTGCTTTCCGGCCACTACAGCGGGTTCATGCTTGGTTGTGCTGTTGGCTCGATTCTCCTGACACTGTTCATTGCCTGGCGAATGGATGTAGTCGATGACGAAGCGGAACCCATCCATTTAACGGGGCAGATTTTCGTCTACTGGCTGTGGCTCGCGAAAGAAGTTGTCAAAGCCAATATGGATGTCTGCCGTCGTATCTGGTCTCCTCGCCTCGACATCAGCCCCACCATGATCTGCCTGACCGCGAACCAAAAAACACCACTGGGTGTCATGCTTTATGCCAACTCCATCACAGTAACTCCGGGAACGGTCTGCGTTAATGTCGATGACAACAAACTGGAAGTCCATGCTCTGACCTGGAGCGCGGCGGAAGACCTTTTGCAAGGCGAGATGGATCGCCGCGTCTGCGATCTGGAGATCTGA
- a CDS encoding UbiA-like polyprenyltransferase, with product MASVVSHKVRSLLEMIKFSHTIFAFPFALIGVVLAAHANGALPGFGQVFWICMAMVGARSGAMGLNRLLDAHIDGLNPRTADRHIPAGKVARWEAWLFVVASYALLVLAAWMLNPLCFYLSFVALFFLVLYSFAKRFTAYAHVILGLCLGAAPVGAWIALRGDISWSIVMIGLAVLLWVAGFDVFYALQDLDFDREQGLHSIPVKLGEEGSFKLVRGFHIGMIVLLLLAFPGSGLGWIYLLGVAVVAAMLFYEHTLVKPGDLSKMDAAFFTMNGYISVTLFVFVLLDVVIL from the coding sequence ATGGCGTCGGTCGTCTCGCATAAAGTTCGCTCCTTACTGGAGATGATCAAATTTTCTCATACCATTTTTGCCTTCCCGTTTGCGTTAATCGGCGTGGTTCTGGCCGCCCATGCCAATGGGGCGTTGCCCGGATTTGGCCAGGTTTTCTGGATCTGTATGGCCATGGTGGGCGCCCGCTCCGGGGCCATGGGACTGAACCGGTTGCTCGATGCCCACATTGATGGGCTCAATCCGCGAACGGCGGATCGCCATATCCCGGCAGGCAAGGTGGCACGTTGGGAAGCCTGGCTGTTTGTTGTCGCTTCTTACGCGTTGCTGGTTCTGGCCGCGTGGATGCTCAACCCACTGTGCTTCTACCTGTCGTTTGTTGCCCTGTTTTTTCTGGTACTTTATTCGTTTGCCAAACGCTTTACCGCCTACGCTCATGTCATCCTTGGCCTGTGCCTTGGGGCAGCGCCGGTGGGGGCGTGGATTGCCTTGCGAGGTGATATCAGCTGGTCGATTGTCATGATCGGTCTGGCCGTGTTGCTGTGGGTGGCCGGATTCGACGTGTTTTATGCGTTGCAGGATCTCGACTTTGACCGCGAGCAGGGGCTGCACTCCATTCCGGTCAAGCTGGGTGAAGAGGGCTCCTTCAAGCTGGTGCGTGGTTTTCACATCGGCATGATTGTACTGCTGTTACTGGCCTTTCCCGGCAGTGGACTCGGTTGGATCTACCTGTTGGGCGTGGCCGTAGTGGCTGCGATGCTGTTTTACGAACACACCTTAGTCAAGCCCGGCGATCTGAGCAAAATGGATGCGGCATTCTTCACGATGAACGGCTACATCAGCGTTACCCTGTTTGTTTTTGTCCTGCTTGATGTGGTGATCCTATGA
- a CDS encoding flavin prenyltransferase UbiX: MKHIAVAITGASGAVYGLRLVEELLKQGCRVSLLVSGAGRQVLALEQQLNWPEETKAFQQQARDYFNAKGEQLCCYAEQDFTAPVASGSAAADAMVVIPASMGSVGRIACALSSNLIERVADVMLKERRPLIVVPRETPLNTLHLQNLLTLSQAGAVILPAMPAFYSQPQSLDDLVNFVVGKVLDSLGISHALFTRWGEDS; the protein is encoded by the coding sequence ATGAAGCACATTGCAGTGGCAATCACCGGTGCTTCCGGAGCCGTGTACGGCTTGCGTCTCGTCGAGGAATTGCTCAAACAGGGCTGTCGCGTGTCGTTGCTCGTCTCCGGTGCTGGACGCCAAGTGCTGGCGTTGGAGCAACAGCTGAACTGGCCCGAAGAAACCAAAGCATTTCAGCAGCAGGCGCGTGACTATTTTAACGCCAAAGGCGAGCAACTGTGTTGTTACGCAGAGCAGGATTTTACCGCGCCGGTGGCCAGTGGTTCAGCTGCGGCCGATGCCATGGTGGTAATCCCGGCTTCGATGGGCAGCGTCGGGCGCATTGCCTGTGCCCTGAGCAGCAACCTGATTGAACGGGTGGCCGATGTGATGCTGAAAGAGCGTCGTCCACTGATCGTGGTGCCGCGCGAAACCCCTTTGAATACCCTGCATCTGCAAAATCTTTTGACATTATCACAAGCCGGAGCGGTGATTTTACCCGCCATGCCGGCGTTTTACAGCCAGCCACAGAGCCTGGATGATCTGGTGAATTTCGTTGTCGGCAAAGTCCTCGACAGCCTCGGAATCAGTCATGCCCTGTTTACCCGCTGGGGAGAAGACTCATGA
- the mqnE gene encoding aminofutalosine synthase MqnE, producing the protein MMESSECVVRVREKVARGERISDQDALDLFNSDDLFGIGQLAAEINEKKNGNQVFFNVNRHLNYTNFCVNQCRFCAFCHEPGQPGGYAYHLSEILEKAAEASAAGATELHMVGGLHPELPFEFYLRMITTIKANNPNLKIKAFTAVEIDYFSKISELPVETVISELKRLGLDSTPGGGAEILCAEVRNQICPEKISGERWLEVTEKIHQGGLKSNATMLFGHVEGYADRVDHMAKLRELQDRTGGFQSFIPLAFQPDNTRIPNAKGPDGIDCLKTLAISRIYLDNFQHIKAYWIMLGLKIAQVALAFGVNDLDGTVVEEKIGHDAGADSPQELSKDELLRQIRGAGKIPVERDTLYQQVRVYDDVAND; encoded by the coding sequence ATGATGGAATCAAGTGAATGTGTCGTTCGCGTACGTGAGAAAGTGGCGCGTGGCGAACGGATCAGTGATCAGGATGCTCTGGATCTGTTTAACAGTGATGACCTGTTTGGTATTGGTCAGCTGGCCGCCGAGATCAACGAAAAGAAGAACGGCAATCAGGTGTTTTTCAATGTTAACCGTCATTTGAACTACACCAACTTCTGTGTCAATCAGTGCCGCTTCTGTGCTTTTTGCCACGAACCGGGCCAGCCGGGTGGCTATGCTTATCATCTCAGCGAGATCCTTGAAAAAGCCGCAGAAGCCAGTGCTGCCGGAGCCACAGAGTTGCACATGGTCGGCGGGCTGCACCCGGAACTGCCGTTTGAGTTTTACCTGCGCATGATCACCACCATCAAAGCCAACAATCCCAATTTGAAGATCAAGGCTTTTACCGCGGTGGAGATCGACTATTTTTCCAAAATCTCCGAGTTGCCGGTGGAGACGGTGATCTCAGAATTGAAGCGGCTGGGGCTCGATTCCACGCCCGGCGGCGGTGCAGAAATTCTGTGTGCGGAAGTGCGTAATCAGATCTGCCCGGAAAAAATCTCCGGCGAACGCTGGCTCGAAGTGACGGAAAAGATTCATCAGGGCGGTTTGAAAAGTAATGCCACCATGCTGTTCGGTCATGTCGAAGGCTATGCCGACCGCGTCGATCATATGGCCAAGTTGCGTGAACTCCAAGATCGCACCGGCGGGTTCCAGTCGTTTATTCCCCTGGCGTTTCAACCCGATAATACCCGCATTCCCAATGCGAAAGGTCCGGACGGCATTGACTGTTTGAAGACGTTGGCGATCAGCCGTATCTACCTGGATAACTTCCAGCATATCAAGGCCTACTGGATTATGCTCGGCCTGAAGATTGCCCAGGTGGCTCTGGCGTTTGGCGTGAATGACCTCGATGGCACGGTGGTCGAGGAAAAGATCGGTCACGATGCCGGGGCAGATTCGCCACAGGAGTTGAGCAAGGATGAACTGCTGCGCCAGATCCGTGGTGCCGGTAAGATTCCCGTGGAACGCGATACCCTCTATCAGCAGGTGCGGGTGTATGACGATGTTGCCAACGATTGA
- the mqnC gene encoding cyclic dehypoxanthinyl futalosine synthase — protein MTMLPTIEQKIAQGQPLNREEALFLLREVDLLTLGRMADEVRKRRHPDGRVSFVVDRNVNYSNVCCCKCRFCAFYCDEEDEQAYLLSYDEIFAKVQELVDHGGTQLLMQGGVHPSLTIEWFEELFRQLSERFPTVQIHSLSPAEITQIAGLSGLTLRECLQRLQLAGLKSIPGGGAEVLVDEVRKAISPNKIGWRQWAEVMEVAHELGMKTTATMMFGSCDTEEQRVEHLFRVREIQEKHGGFTAFISWSFQPTNTELGGETATGQDYLKVLALSRLVLDNIDNIQASWVTQGAHMAQVALRFGANDLGGTMLEENVVAAAGVSFRMTQEELIELAQRAGFIPVRRTTGYDVLEVY, from the coding sequence ATGACGATGTTGCCAACGATTGAGCAGAAAATCGCCCAGGGGCAGCCGCTGAATCGCGAAGAAGCCCTGTTTCTGCTGCGAGAAGTTGATCTGCTCACTCTCGGCCGCATGGCGGATGAGGTGCGCAAACGGCGTCATCCCGATGGCCGGGTCAGCTTTGTGGTGGATCGCAATGTCAATTACAGCAATGTCTGTTGCTGCAAGTGCCGTTTCTGCGCCTTCTATTGCGACGAAGAAGACGAGCAGGCCTATCTGCTCAGCTATGATGAGATCTTTGCCAAAGTGCAGGAACTGGTTGATCATGGCGGCACTCAGCTGCTCATGCAGGGCGGTGTGCATCCCAGCCTGACCATCGAGTGGTTTGAGGAGCTGTTTCGTCAGTTGTCCGAGCGTTTTCCCACAGTGCAGATCCATTCGCTGTCTCCGGCGGAAATCACCCAGATTGCCGGCTTGTCAGGCTTGACCTTACGCGAGTGTTTGCAGAGACTGCAACTGGCCGGACTGAAATCGATCCCCGGCGGTGGTGCTGAGGTGTTGGTCGATGAAGTGCGCAAGGCGATTTCTCCCAACAAGATCGGCTGGCGGCAGTGGGCCGAGGTGATGGAAGTTGCCCATGAGCTCGGCATGAAGACCACGGCGACCATGATGTTCGGTTCCTGCGATACGGAAGAGCAGCGGGTCGAGCACCTGTTCCGGGTGCGCGAGATTCAGGAAAAGCATGGCGGGTTCACGGCATTTATCAGCTGGTCGTTTCAGCCCACCAATACCGAATTGGGCGGCGAAACCGCTACCGGACAGGACTATCTGAAGGTTCTGGCGCTGTCGCGACTGGTACTCGATAATATCGACAACATTCAGGCCAGCTGGGTGACCCAGGGGGCGCACATGGCCCAGGTGGCACTGCGCTTCGGAGCCAATGATCTCGGCGGCACCATGCTTGAGGAGAACGTTGTCGCTGCTGCGGGGGTGTCGTTCCGTATGACTCAGGAAGAGCTGATCGAACTCGCCCAGCGGGCTGGATTTATCCCGGTGCGGCGCACCACCGGTTATGATGTGTTGGAAGTGTATTGA
- the hisC gene encoding histidinol-phosphate transaminase, whose amino-acid sequence MIPLRKAIAEMAGYVPGFQPPDADQWIKLNTNENPYPPSPKVAEAILTEVGGDGARLRQYPDAGSRRARQIAADLYGFDASWLVMANGSDELLNNLIRAFADEGDEVAFVHPSYSYYGTLIEIQGAKVKTFALDANYKLVNFPARYTGKLFFLTCPNAPLGITFSLEEIEDLAQRCDGMLVVDEAYTDFSTQTALPLVKKYDNVVVTRTLSKSYALAGMRLGLAVAHPEVVAALDKIRDHYHLDRLALVAAEAALLDQDYLKKRLGQICETRDWFTAELGKIGFSVIPSQGNFVFASPADGNGERVYELLKANKILVRHFSDPVLKHGLRISIGTREEMETTLKVLQQG is encoded by the coding sequence ATGATTCCATTACGTAAAGCGATTGCCGAAATGGCGGGCTATGTGCCGGGGTTTCAACCGCCGGATGCCGATCAGTGGATCAAGTTGAACACCAATGAAAATCCTTACCCACCGTCGCCGAAAGTGGCTGAAGCGATCTTGACCGAGGTTGGTGGCGATGGCGCCCGTTTGCGTCAGTATCCCGATGCCGGCAGTCGTCGCGCCCGGCAGATTGCCGCCGATCTCTATGGTTTTGACGCCAGTTGGCTGGTCATGGCCAATGGTTCCGATGAACTGCTTAATAACCTGATTCGCGCCTTTGCTGATGAAGGAGACGAAGTGGCGTTTGTCCACCCGTCCTATTCCTATTATGGCACTTTGATCGAGATTCAGGGCGCCAAGGTGAAGACCTTTGCCCTCGACGCCAACTACAAGCTGGTGAATTTTCCGGCGCGCTACACGGGCAAGCTGTTTTTCCTCACCTGTCCTAATGCGCCCCTCGGTATTACCTTCAGTCTGGAAGAGATTGAAGATCTGGCGCAGCGTTGTGATGGGATGCTGGTGGTTGACGAAGCCTATACGGATTTTTCTACCCAGACTGCCCTGCCACTGGTGAAAAAGTATGACAACGTGGTGGTGACACGCACCCTGTCCAAGAGCTATGCCCTGGCTGGTATGCGTCTTGGTCTGGCCGTGGCACACCCCGAGGTGGTGGCGGCGCTGGATAAAATTCGCGATCACTACCACCTGGATCGTCTGGCGCTGGTGGCGGCTGAAGCGGCACTGCTCGATCAGGACTATCTGAAAAAACGGCTGGGCCAGATCTGTGAAACGCGCGACTGGTTTACGGCGGAATTGGGAAAAATCGGCTTCAGTGTCATCCCGTCACAGGGGAACTTTGTTTTTGCCAGCCCGGCGGATGGCAATGGTGAGCGGGTCTATGAGCTGCTCAAAGCCAACAAGATCCTGGTGCGTCATTTCAGTGATCCGGTGCTCAAGCACGGGCTGCGCATCTCCATTGGCACCCGTGAAGAGATGGAAACAACGCTCAAGGTTTTACAGCAGGGCTGA
- the mutY gene encoding A/G-specific adenine glycosylase: MAESVEAGQFQQQLLNWYDRCGRDLPWRKTRDPYRIWLSEVMLQQTGVQAVIPYFERFVSQFPDVESLAAAPINAVIELWAGLGYYSRARNLHAAAVMVCEVFQGRFPYTVSDLMTLPGVGRSTAGAIRAIAFDQHGVILDGNVRRVLCRLFAWQDDPRSSVAEKQLWQWAALLTPEDRCHDYAQAIMDFGATLCTPRQPQCDCCPMTALCQGFQQGIQEQLPRKRQRKTVPLRQEVAVLVEHNGRFAVRQRPLTGMLAGLWEFPSQSFEQPQSEEQLLDHAQVLLEQENPQPLQMLGVVRHVYSHFRVDVTTYYILADEIQTESFSSCRWLTPVELADWPLHGSHKKIVETLLAQREK; this comes from the coding sequence ATGGCTGAATCTGTTGAAGCTGGACAGTTCCAACAACAGTTATTGAACTGGTATGACCGCTGCGGGCGTGACCTGCCGTGGCGGAAGACGCGCGATCCCTATCGGATCTGGCTGTCGGAGGTGATGCTGCAACAGACCGGAGTGCAAGCGGTCATTCCGTATTTTGAGCGGTTTGTCAGTCAATTTCCCGATGTTGAGAGTCTGGCGGCGGCACCGATCAATGCAGTGATCGAGCTGTGGGCAGGTCTCGGCTATTATTCCCGGGCACGTAATCTCCATGCGGCGGCAGTCATGGTATGTGAAGTGTTCCAGGGCCGGTTTCCGTATACGGTGTCCGACCTGATGACCTTGCCCGGTGTCGGGCGTTCAACCGCTGGGGCGATTCGCGCTATTGCCTTTGACCAGCATGGCGTAATTCTCGACGGCAATGTGCGACGGGTGTTGTGCCGTCTGTTTGCCTGGCAGGATGATCCGCGCAGCAGTGTCGCAGAAAAACAGTTGTGGCAGTGGGCTGCCCTGCTGACCCCGGAAGATCGCTGTCACGATTATGCCCAGGCAATCATGGATTTTGGTGCCACGTTATGCACGCCGCGACAGCCACAGTGTGATTGTTGCCCGATGACTGCGTTGTGTCAGGGGTTTCAACAGGGGATTCAGGAGCAGTTGCCGCGTAAACGGCAGCGTAAAACGGTGCCATTACGCCAGGAAGTGGCCGTTCTGGTGGAACACAATGGTCGCTTTGCCGTCAGGCAACGGCCTCTGACCGGCATGTTGGCCGGGTTGTGGGAATTCCCGTCGCAAAGTTTCGAGCAGCCGCAATCGGAAGAGCAGCTTCTCGATCATGCCCAAGTCTTATTGGAGCAAGAAAATCCGCAGCCGTTGCAGATGCTGGGGGTTGTCCGCCATGTCTACAGCCATTTCCGTGTTGATGTGACCACTTATTACATTTTAGCTGATGAGATTCAGACCGAATCCTTTTCTTCCTGCCGCTGGCTGACGCCGGTCGAACTGGCCGACTGGCCGTTGCATGGCAGTCATAAAAAAATTGTTGAAACGCTGTTGGCGCAGCGTGAGAAATAA